TTTGAAACAAGAGCTTGGTTAGGTTATGTTTCTGTCGCATCATGTGTCGCTCTCGCAGGATTAGTCGCTAACGAAAATGAAGAAGGCACTCGAGAATTTTGGAATATTTCAAGTCGATCCTTTTTAACGATTGGGTTTAGTTTATTATTGGCGGGTTTCGCGGTGCTATTTTCCATTTGCTCTGATTTGCGCATGATTTGGCGAGATCGATATGCGGCGGAAGGAAGACCTTTTCCCCCGCAAAGACCGGGTACCGGAACCTATATTATCGTTACATTAGGTATGCTGGAGCTCGTTTATCGTACGTATATAGTAATCTATAATACAGCATTTGAGTTCACAGGAAGTCGAGGGTGGGCGAATGCTAACGCGTTCATTTTTACATTTTTTGGTACGATTCAAAATTTTTGTTTTCAGGCTATTTATGCCCTGGAAGGTTCGCCCGTAATTGGAATAATTAATCGCATGATTTTGAGAATGCCGGTACCCGTTAAGATTGTATTTTTAGGGTTAAATGGTGTCACGATTGTGGTCATTAATATGGCTTTGTCAACGTATAATATCCAAACACTGTTAGTGTCAAATTTTGGAACACCTTTTCTGGTCGCAATTATAGTTGGTGGGTCGCATAGTATTTTTATTGCATCCGGCGATTTTATTACGAGCTATTTAGATGGCGTTGTGAGAATTACAATGGGATGGGATTTATCCCCTGAGATGCGTTTTATTCAAGGTGATAGAAGTCCTGCGGCTTTAGATAATTTGGTAAGGGCGGGACGATTTAGAGTGGCCTATGCGGGTGGTCAAGAACGAAACAATTTGCCCGATAATCAAGCAGTTGAGTTGTTAAGCTTAGAGCATGGTCAGGCCGACAATGCGGCAGATACTCAAAGAAATGGTGGCTTGGGAAATCTATAGTACAATAATTCTTAACTGAGACGTGCTTTCAGGCTTGCTTTTTCTGAAATTAGTGCCTATGCTTATAGAGTCCTAGCTCGGCAGACCCGAGAATTCCCATTTGATTAATCCCCTTTATCAGTGAATTCAACAAAATTTTACGTGGTGAAGGTTAATTTTAGAGGCTTAAGTAATGAGTAAAAACACAGTAGCTGTTACCGATGCATCATTCGAAACGGAAGTGCTAAAAGCACAGGGCCCAGTGTTGGTTGATTTTTGGGCTGAGTGGTGTGGGCCATGCAAAAGCATAGCGCCAATTTTAGATGAGGTTTCTGTAGAATATTCAGATCGACTAAAAGTTGTGAAACTAAATACTGATGAAAATCCTGATGTGGCTGTAAAATATTCTGTGCGTTCAATTCCGACATTAATGATATTTAAAAATGGCGTAAATGAAGCGACACGAGTAGGTGCATTGACAAAATCCCAATTAACGGCCTTTGTTGATGAGTATCTTTAAATTAATTTCTATAACTAATTTTGTTTCATGCAAAATTTGTTCTATAACGAGAGAGAAAAATTGTGGTTAAAGTCAAAGTTGAAAGTATAAATGTCGCTGATCTCCAGCAAAAAAGACCCGAAGAGTTAATGGAAATGGGCAGGCAATTGCAAATTGATAACCTTGCCGGAAAGAGCAAACAAGTTTTAATTTTTGAAATTTCAAAAAAATTAGCTCTTGAGCATCCTGAGCTAAAGACAGCGATTCATGGGAATGGTGTACTTGAAATATTACCCGATGGATTCGGGTTTTTACGATCTCCCAAAATGTCTTATTTGCCGGGTCCTGATGATATTTATGTTTCACCTAACCAAATTAGACGATTTAATTTAAGAACAGGTGATAGTGTTGTCGGTATTATTCGAGCGCCAAAAGAAGGCGAACGATATTTAGCCCTGATAGAAGTAGAAAAAATTAATTTTGACTCGCCTGAAGTTGCGAAAGATCGTGTGGCATTCGAAAATTTAACTCCAGTGCATCCTGATAGTCGAATTATTATGCAACGCGGTAACGGTAGTAAAGAAGATGTTACTCCGCGCATCATTGATTTGGTGGCGCCTATTGGTAAAGGACAACGAGGTTTGATCGTTTCTCCACCAAAAGCGGGTAAAACAATGATGCTTCAAAATATAGCAGCATCAATTGCGAATAATTATCCTGAATGTTATTTGATTGTATTGTTGATTGATGAGCGCCCTGAAGAAGTAACTGAAATGGAGCGGTGCGTTAAAGGTGAAGTCGTTGCGAGTACTTTTGATGAGCCTGCAACACGTCATATTCAAGTTGCTGAAATGGTAATTGAAAAAGCGAAGCGCTTAGTCGAACACAAACTTGATGTTGTTATTTTATTGGACTCTATTACTCGTTTAGCACGTGCTTACAATACTGTTGTTCCTGCTTCAGGAAAAGTCTTAACGGGTGGTGTTGATGCCAATGCATTACAACGGCCGAAACGATTTTTTGGTGCTGCTCGTAATATTGAAGGTGGTGGAAGTTTAACAATTTTAGCGACCGCGTTGATTGATACGGGTTCAAAAATGGATGACGTTATTTACGAAGAATTTAAAAGTACGGGTAACAGTGAAATTCATTTGGATCGCGCTATTGCCGAAGGACGAACTTTCCCGGCAATTAATATTCAACGTTCAGGTACTCGTCGTGAAGAATTGATTACAAATGCGGAAGAGCTGAATAGAATGTGGATATTACGAAGAATACTCCATAATATGGGTGAAAAGCCTTCTATTGATTTCTTGTTGGAAAAATTGGGTCATACCAAAACTAACGAAGAATTTTTTGATACGATGAAGCGCTAGAATTTAAATTCTTGCCCTTTTTTCACGAACCCCAAAAAACCGTGCTCTTTTGCATCGGGGAGATGTCCGGGATTGTAATGATAAAGCCACATTTTCATTTTTATCGATTCAGGAAGTGTGGCCAGATCACTGAAATGAGCATGCACGCCACTATGTTGTGTTGCTGTCTCGCAATCTTGAAAAATAACATCAGCTTCGGTGTAGAATCGCATAAGTAATTGCGGGCAAAATT
This genomic stretch from Gammaproteobacteria bacterium harbors:
- the rho gene encoding transcription termination factor Rho; this translates as MNVADLQQKRPEELMEMGRQLQIDNLAGKSKQVLIFEISKKLALEHPELKTAIHGNGVLEILPDGFGFLRSPKMSYLPGPDDIYVSPNQIRRFNLRTGDSVVGIIRAPKEGERYLALIEVEKINFDSPEVAKDRVAFENLTPVHPDSRIIMQRGNGSKEDVTPRIIDLVAPIGKGQRGLIVSPPKAGKTMMLQNIAASIANNYPECYLIVLLIDERPEEVTEMERCVKGEVVASTFDEPATRHIQVAEMVIEKAKRLVEHKLDVVILLDSITRLARAYNTVVPASGKVLTGGVDANALQRPKRFFGAARNIEGGGSLTILATALIDTGSKMDDVIYEEFKSTGNSEIHLDRAIAEGRTFPAINIQRSGTRREELITNAEELNRMWILRRILHNMGEKPSIDFLLEKLGHTKTNEEFFDTMKR
- the trxA gene encoding thioredoxin TrxA, with product MSKNTVAVTDASFETEVLKAQGPVLVDFWAEWCGPCKSIAPILDEVSVEYSDRLKVVKLNTDENPDVAVKYSVRSIPTLMIFKNGVNEATRVGALTKSQLTAFVDEYL